The proteins below come from a single Eucalyptus grandis isolate ANBG69807.140 chromosome 3, ASM1654582v1, whole genome shotgun sequence genomic window:
- the LOC104439496 gene encoding disease resistance protein RUN1 isoform X3: MLEEEVDELFRTHAFRGRPAPFDLATLSKNLVSTIGRLPLTVEVVGSYLYSKSKEVWEQTLNELRKVPEPQVQQKLMVIIKALPDKQRQIFLDIACFFIGEDKSVAYYLWSDRDSTSRLVLEDLVNSSIVKIENDKLWMHDQLRDLGRDIVIEEHLKLGKRSRLWSHEQAQVVLVNKKATESVQGVLLKFGSGSQYSFGPAHFARTSNIRFLRLDQANLEGNFERRLSSLRWLHWQGCPRHLLAEKLDLTELVVLDLSWSKKAKKLRVLNLTGCYDMIRTPDLSHYKCLERLNLERCIRLVEIGSSIKSLESLVLLNLRFCTELNKLPEELGSLKSLEEILIDGTAVQEIPTSISPMQNLRRFSACNCLSLIRLPNSISHVKSLRVFTLNGTKITKLPLSAELEKLQHLSINHCRSILKLPTSLGSLASLIELDLSSTGIVELPNTVNKLYLLRVLKIDFTFVRELPCAIWKLKSLEELHASRCRSLAGEIPRDIEELSRLRVLRLGYSRIRGLPDSISTLPNLQTLDLLHCDKLHRVPKLPSTLISLSVSSKLMYTIPDISRLVKLAELFLADGSQELVLPDQSQIEAKGHTYLKLGSLSELKILQLSMLKIQLLPVGLDRLSKLTKLSLCCIHLKKLPQLPLGLFTLSLRQYKSQTRLPDLSYLELLSEFELFDCAVTEVAGLREFKSLRIFRISHCNLQQLDELENLIFLASLNVSYCQSLERLPNLSKLKKLKDIKIKGCPKIQDIKSVEHLHSFKKPRGAIIEAESSSEVLSQVEFSKLANTRHSSIQGVKCKDKEAKSSDSVKSITETMGASSNLQNSPSVAGSSATWHRVKAVASKFSCQMISRTKPTHSFPH, encoded by the exons ATGCTAGAAGAGGAAGTCGATGAACTATTCCGCACTCATGCCTTCAGGGGGAGACCTGCTCCATTTGACTTAGCTACTCTGTCCAAAAATTTAGTATCGACTATTGGCCGGCTTCCTTTGACTGTTGAGGTTGTTGGGtcatatttatattctaaaaGCAAGGAGGTGTGGGAGCAGACATTAAATGAATTGAGAAAAGTACCTGAGCCACAAGTTCAACAGAAATTGATGGTAATAATCAAAGCATTACCTGACAAGCAAAGACAGATATTTCTGGACATTGCTTGTTTCTTCATTGGAGAGGACAAAAGTGTTGCATACTACCTGTGGTCTGACCGTGATTCCACAAGCAGATTGGTATTAGAAGACCTCGTCAATTCGTCTATTGTTAAGATTGAGAACGATAAgttatggatgcatgatcaacttcGAGACCTAGGTAGGGATATTGTCATAGAGGAACATCTTAAACTTGGAAAGCGCAGTAGATTGTGGAGTCACGAGCAAGCCCAAGTTGTGTTGGTGAATAAAAAA GCAACGGAAAGTGTTCAAGGAGTTCTTCTCAAATTTGGTAGTGGGTCACAATACAGTTTTGGACCAGCACATTTCGCGAGGACGTCAAACATAAGATTCCTTCGATTGGATCAGGCGAACCTCGAAGGAAATTTTGAGCGGCGTCTGTCAAGTTTAAGATGGCTCCATTGGCAAGGTTGTCCTCGGCATCTTCTTGCTGAAAAATTGGATTTGACGGAGTTGGTTGTTCTAGATCTTTCCTGGAGCAAG AAAGCcaagaaattgagagttttGAACCTCACTGGCTGTTATGATATGATAAGAACTCCAGACTTATCTCATTACAAATGTTTAGAGagattgaatcttgaaaggtGCATTCGATTGGTTGAAATCGGTTCATCAATAAAAAGTCTGGAGAGCTTGGTTTTGCTGAACTTGAGGTTTTGCACTGAACTCAATAAGTTGCCTGAAGAGCTGGGTTCCCTCAAATCCTTGGAAGAGATTCTTATAGATGGAACTGCTGTTCAAGAAATTCCTACCTCCATCAGTCCTATGCAAAATCTTAGAAGATTCAGTGCCTGCAACTGTCTTTCATTGATCCGGCTGCCCAATTCAATTAGTCATGTGAAATCTCTTAGAGTCTTCACACTAAATGGTACCAAAATAACTAAACTTCCCCTGTCTGCAGAGTTAGAAAAGCTACAGCACTTGTCAATAAATCATTGTAGGTCAATATTGAAGTTACCAACGTCCTTGGGGAGTTTAGCTTCATTGATCGAACTTGATTTATCAAGCACTGGAATTGTCGAATTACCTAATACTGTCAATAAGTTATATCTTTTAAGAGTGctcaaaattgattttacttTTGTACGAGAGCTGCCTTGTGCTATATGGAAGTTGAAGAGCCTTGAAGAGCTGCATGCTTCAAGATGTCGGAGTTTAGCTGGGGAAATTCCTAGAGATATTGAGGAGCTTTCGAGATTGAGGGTCTTGAGGCTTGGATACTCTCGGATTCGTGGTCTACCAGATAGCATTTCTACACTTCCCAATCTGCAAACGCTTGATCTGCTTCATTGTGACAAGCTCCATAGAGTGCCCAAGCTTCCTTCCACTTTAATAAGCCTATCTGTCAGTTCTAAATTGATGTATACAATCCCAGACATCAGTAGGCTGGTTAAGTTGGCAGAGTTATTCTTGGCTGATGGATCCCAGGAACTGGTGTTACCTGACCAAAGTCAAATTGAGGCAAAAGGACACACTTATTTAAAGCTCGGGAGTTTGTCAGAGCTAAAGATATTGCAGCTATCTATGTTAAAGATCCAACTACTACCTGTTGGGTTGGATCGCCTTTCTAAGCTCACAAAGCTCTCCCTTTGCTGCATTCACTTGAAAAAGCTACCGCAGCTTCCTCTGGGTTTATTCACCCTCTCACTTCGCCAGTACAAATCGCAGACGAGATTGCCAGATCTTTCGTATTTGGAGCTCCTGTCAGAATTTGAGCTTTTCGACTGTGCTGTAACAGAAGTTGCAGGCCTCAGGGAGTTCAAATCCTTGCGAATTTTCAGAATATCTCACTGCAACCTGCAACAGCTGGATGAGCTGGAGAACTTGATATTTTTAGCATCATTGAATGTTTCGTATTGTCAAAGCCTTGAGAGACTTCCCAATCTATCAAAACTGAAGAAGCTGAAAGATATTAAAATTAAGGGCTGTCCGAAGATTCAGGATATTAAAAGCGTGGAACACCTGCATTCCTTCAAGAAGCCAAGGGGTGCCATAATTGAGGCAGAAAGCTCATCTGAG GTTTTGTCACAGGTGGAGTTTAGCAAACTAGCTAATACCAGACATTCTTCCATTCAGGGTGTCAAATGCAAGGATAAAG AAGCAAAATCTTCCGATTCTGTCAAGTCAATAACTGAAACTATGGGCGCTTCTTCTAACTTGCAAAATTCTCCCTCTGTTGCAGGTTCATCCGCCACGTGGCATAGAGTGAAG GCTGTTGCTTCCAAATTCAGCTGTCAGATGATTTCCAGAACCAAGCCAACACACTCTTTTCCACATTAA
- the LOC104439496 gene encoding disease resistance protein RUN1 isoform X2 — MLEEEVDELFRTHAFRGRPAPFDLATLSKNLVSTIGRLPLTVEVVGSYLYSKSKEVWEQTLNELRKVPEPQVQQKLMVIIKALPDKQRQIFLDIACFFIGEDKSVAYYLWSDRDSTSRLVLEDLVNSSIVKIENDKLWMHDQLRDLGRDIVIEEHLKLGKRSRLWSHEQAQVVLVNKKATESVQGVLLKFGSGSQYSFGPAHFARTSNIRFLRLDQANLEGNFERRLSSLRWLHWQGCPRHLLAEKLDLTELVVLDLSWSKVSDKWNGWNEIKKAKKLRVLNLTGCYDMIRTPDLSHYKCLERLNLERCIRLVEIGSSIKSLESLVLLNLRFCTELNKLPEELGSLKSLEEILIDGTAVQEIPTSISPMQNLRRFSACNCLSLIRLPNSISHVKSLRVFTLNGTKITKLPLSAELEKLQHLSINHCRSILKLPTSLGSLASLIELDLSSTGIVELPNTVNKLYLLRVLKIDFTFVRELPCAIWKLKSLEELHASRCRSLAGEIPRDIEELSRLRVLRLGYSRIRGLPDSISTLPNLQTLDLLHCDKLHRVPKLPSTLISLSVSSKLMYTIPDISRLVKLAELFLADGSQELVLPDQSQIEAKGHTYLKLGSLSELKILQLSMLKIQLLPVGLDRLSKLTKLSLCCIHLKKLPQLPLGLFTLSLRQYKSQTRLPDLSYLELLSEFELFDCAVTEVAGLREFKSLRIFRISHCNLQQLDELENLIFLASLNVSYCQSLERLPNLSKLKKLKDIKIKGCPKIQDIKSVEHLHSFKKPRGAIIEAESSSEVEFSKLANTRHSSIQGVKCKDKEAKSSDSVKSITETMGASSNLQNSPSVAGSSATWHRVKAVASKFSCQMISRTKPTHSFPH; from the exons ATGCTAGAAGAGGAAGTCGATGAACTATTCCGCACTCATGCCTTCAGGGGGAGACCTGCTCCATTTGACTTAGCTACTCTGTCCAAAAATTTAGTATCGACTATTGGCCGGCTTCCTTTGACTGTTGAGGTTGTTGGGtcatatttatattctaaaaGCAAGGAGGTGTGGGAGCAGACATTAAATGAATTGAGAAAAGTACCTGAGCCACAAGTTCAACAGAAATTGATGGTAATAATCAAAGCATTACCTGACAAGCAAAGACAGATATTTCTGGACATTGCTTGTTTCTTCATTGGAGAGGACAAAAGTGTTGCATACTACCTGTGGTCTGACCGTGATTCCACAAGCAGATTGGTATTAGAAGACCTCGTCAATTCGTCTATTGTTAAGATTGAGAACGATAAgttatggatgcatgatcaacttcGAGACCTAGGTAGGGATATTGTCATAGAGGAACATCTTAAACTTGGAAAGCGCAGTAGATTGTGGAGTCACGAGCAAGCCCAAGTTGTGTTGGTGAATAAAAAA GCAACGGAAAGTGTTCAAGGAGTTCTTCTCAAATTTGGTAGTGGGTCACAATACAGTTTTGGACCAGCACATTTCGCGAGGACGTCAAACATAAGATTCCTTCGATTGGATCAGGCGAACCTCGAAGGAAATTTTGAGCGGCGTCTGTCAAGTTTAAGATGGCTCCATTGGCAAGGTTGTCCTCGGCATCTTCTTGCTGAAAAATTGGATTTGACGGAGTTGGTTGTTCTAGATCTTTCCTGGAGCAAGGTCAGTGACAAATGGAACGGTTGGAATGAAATCAAG AAAGCcaagaaattgagagttttGAACCTCACTGGCTGTTATGATATGATAAGAACTCCAGACTTATCTCATTACAAATGTTTAGAGagattgaatcttgaaaggtGCATTCGATTGGTTGAAATCGGTTCATCAATAAAAAGTCTGGAGAGCTTGGTTTTGCTGAACTTGAGGTTTTGCACTGAACTCAATAAGTTGCCTGAAGAGCTGGGTTCCCTCAAATCCTTGGAAGAGATTCTTATAGATGGAACTGCTGTTCAAGAAATTCCTACCTCCATCAGTCCTATGCAAAATCTTAGAAGATTCAGTGCCTGCAACTGTCTTTCATTGATCCGGCTGCCCAATTCAATTAGTCATGTGAAATCTCTTAGAGTCTTCACACTAAATGGTACCAAAATAACTAAACTTCCCCTGTCTGCAGAGTTAGAAAAGCTACAGCACTTGTCAATAAATCATTGTAGGTCAATATTGAAGTTACCAACGTCCTTGGGGAGTTTAGCTTCATTGATCGAACTTGATTTATCAAGCACTGGAATTGTCGAATTACCTAATACTGTCAATAAGTTATATCTTTTAAGAGTGctcaaaattgattttacttTTGTACGAGAGCTGCCTTGTGCTATATGGAAGTTGAAGAGCCTTGAAGAGCTGCATGCTTCAAGATGTCGGAGTTTAGCTGGGGAAATTCCTAGAGATATTGAGGAGCTTTCGAGATTGAGGGTCTTGAGGCTTGGATACTCTCGGATTCGTGGTCTACCAGATAGCATTTCTACACTTCCCAATCTGCAAACGCTTGATCTGCTTCATTGTGACAAGCTCCATAGAGTGCCCAAGCTTCCTTCCACTTTAATAAGCCTATCTGTCAGTTCTAAATTGATGTATACAATCCCAGACATCAGTAGGCTGGTTAAGTTGGCAGAGTTATTCTTGGCTGATGGATCCCAGGAACTGGTGTTACCTGACCAAAGTCAAATTGAGGCAAAAGGACACACTTATTTAAAGCTCGGGAGTTTGTCAGAGCTAAAGATATTGCAGCTATCTATGTTAAAGATCCAACTACTACCTGTTGGGTTGGATCGCCTTTCTAAGCTCACAAAGCTCTCCCTTTGCTGCATTCACTTGAAAAAGCTACCGCAGCTTCCTCTGGGTTTATTCACCCTCTCACTTCGCCAGTACAAATCGCAGACGAGATTGCCAGATCTTTCGTATTTGGAGCTCCTGTCAGAATTTGAGCTTTTCGACTGTGCTGTAACAGAAGTTGCAGGCCTCAGGGAGTTCAAATCCTTGCGAATTTTCAGAATATCTCACTGCAACCTGCAACAGCTGGATGAGCTGGAGAACTTGATATTTTTAGCATCATTGAATGTTTCGTATTGTCAAAGCCTTGAGAGACTTCCCAATCTATCAAAACTGAAGAAGCTGAAAGATATTAAAATTAAGGGCTGTCCGAAGATTCAGGATATTAAAAGCGTGGAACACCTGCATTCCTTCAAGAAGCCAAGGGGTGCCATAATTGAGGCAGAAAGCTCATCTGAG GTGGAGTTTAGCAAACTAGCTAATACCAGACATTCTTCCATTCAGGGTGTCAAATGCAAGGATAAAG AAGCAAAATCTTCCGATTCTGTCAAGTCAATAACTGAAACTATGGGCGCTTCTTCTAACTTGCAAAATTCTCCCTCTGTTGCAGGTTCATCCGCCACGTGGCATAGAGTGAAG GCTGTTGCTTCCAAATTCAGCTGTCAGATGATTTCCAGAACCAAGCCAACACACTCTTTTCCACATTAA
- the LOC104439496 gene encoding disease resistance protein RUN1 isoform X1, with product MLEEEVDELFRTHAFRGRPAPFDLATLSKNLVSTIGRLPLTVEVVGSYLYSKSKEVWEQTLNELRKVPEPQVQQKLMVIIKALPDKQRQIFLDIACFFIGEDKSVAYYLWSDRDSTSRLVLEDLVNSSIVKIENDKLWMHDQLRDLGRDIVIEEHLKLGKRSRLWSHEQAQVVLVNKKATESVQGVLLKFGSGSQYSFGPAHFARTSNIRFLRLDQANLEGNFERRLSSLRWLHWQGCPRHLLAEKLDLTELVVLDLSWSKVSDKWNGWNEIKKAKKLRVLNLTGCYDMIRTPDLSHYKCLERLNLERCIRLVEIGSSIKSLESLVLLNLRFCTELNKLPEELGSLKSLEEILIDGTAVQEIPTSISPMQNLRRFSACNCLSLIRLPNSISHVKSLRVFTLNGTKITKLPLSAELEKLQHLSINHCRSILKLPTSLGSLASLIELDLSSTGIVELPNTVNKLYLLRVLKIDFTFVRELPCAIWKLKSLEELHASRCRSLAGEIPRDIEELSRLRVLRLGYSRIRGLPDSISTLPNLQTLDLLHCDKLHRVPKLPSTLISLSVSSKLMYTIPDISRLVKLAELFLADGSQELVLPDQSQIEAKGHTYLKLGSLSELKILQLSMLKIQLLPVGLDRLSKLTKLSLCCIHLKKLPQLPLGLFTLSLRQYKSQTRLPDLSYLELLSEFELFDCAVTEVAGLREFKSLRIFRISHCNLQQLDELENLIFLASLNVSYCQSLERLPNLSKLKKLKDIKIKGCPKIQDIKSVEHLHSFKKPRGAIIEAESSSEVLSQVEFSKLANTRHSSIQGVKCKDKEAKSSDSVKSITETMGASSNLQNSPSVAGSSATWHRVKAVASKFSCQMISRTKPTHSFPH from the exons ATGCTAGAAGAGGAAGTCGATGAACTATTCCGCACTCATGCCTTCAGGGGGAGACCTGCTCCATTTGACTTAGCTACTCTGTCCAAAAATTTAGTATCGACTATTGGCCGGCTTCCTTTGACTGTTGAGGTTGTTGGGtcatatttatattctaaaaGCAAGGAGGTGTGGGAGCAGACATTAAATGAATTGAGAAAAGTACCTGAGCCACAAGTTCAACAGAAATTGATGGTAATAATCAAAGCATTACCTGACAAGCAAAGACAGATATTTCTGGACATTGCTTGTTTCTTCATTGGAGAGGACAAAAGTGTTGCATACTACCTGTGGTCTGACCGTGATTCCACAAGCAGATTGGTATTAGAAGACCTCGTCAATTCGTCTATTGTTAAGATTGAGAACGATAAgttatggatgcatgatcaacttcGAGACCTAGGTAGGGATATTGTCATAGAGGAACATCTTAAACTTGGAAAGCGCAGTAGATTGTGGAGTCACGAGCAAGCCCAAGTTGTGTTGGTGAATAAAAAA GCAACGGAAAGTGTTCAAGGAGTTCTTCTCAAATTTGGTAGTGGGTCACAATACAGTTTTGGACCAGCACATTTCGCGAGGACGTCAAACATAAGATTCCTTCGATTGGATCAGGCGAACCTCGAAGGAAATTTTGAGCGGCGTCTGTCAAGTTTAAGATGGCTCCATTGGCAAGGTTGTCCTCGGCATCTTCTTGCTGAAAAATTGGATTTGACGGAGTTGGTTGTTCTAGATCTTTCCTGGAGCAAGGTCAGTGACAAATGGAACGGTTGGAATGAAATCAAG AAAGCcaagaaattgagagttttGAACCTCACTGGCTGTTATGATATGATAAGAACTCCAGACTTATCTCATTACAAATGTTTAGAGagattgaatcttgaaaggtGCATTCGATTGGTTGAAATCGGTTCATCAATAAAAAGTCTGGAGAGCTTGGTTTTGCTGAACTTGAGGTTTTGCACTGAACTCAATAAGTTGCCTGAAGAGCTGGGTTCCCTCAAATCCTTGGAAGAGATTCTTATAGATGGAACTGCTGTTCAAGAAATTCCTACCTCCATCAGTCCTATGCAAAATCTTAGAAGATTCAGTGCCTGCAACTGTCTTTCATTGATCCGGCTGCCCAATTCAATTAGTCATGTGAAATCTCTTAGAGTCTTCACACTAAATGGTACCAAAATAACTAAACTTCCCCTGTCTGCAGAGTTAGAAAAGCTACAGCACTTGTCAATAAATCATTGTAGGTCAATATTGAAGTTACCAACGTCCTTGGGGAGTTTAGCTTCATTGATCGAACTTGATTTATCAAGCACTGGAATTGTCGAATTACCTAATACTGTCAATAAGTTATATCTTTTAAGAGTGctcaaaattgattttacttTTGTACGAGAGCTGCCTTGTGCTATATGGAAGTTGAAGAGCCTTGAAGAGCTGCATGCTTCAAGATGTCGGAGTTTAGCTGGGGAAATTCCTAGAGATATTGAGGAGCTTTCGAGATTGAGGGTCTTGAGGCTTGGATACTCTCGGATTCGTGGTCTACCAGATAGCATTTCTACACTTCCCAATCTGCAAACGCTTGATCTGCTTCATTGTGACAAGCTCCATAGAGTGCCCAAGCTTCCTTCCACTTTAATAAGCCTATCTGTCAGTTCTAAATTGATGTATACAATCCCAGACATCAGTAGGCTGGTTAAGTTGGCAGAGTTATTCTTGGCTGATGGATCCCAGGAACTGGTGTTACCTGACCAAAGTCAAATTGAGGCAAAAGGACACACTTATTTAAAGCTCGGGAGTTTGTCAGAGCTAAAGATATTGCAGCTATCTATGTTAAAGATCCAACTACTACCTGTTGGGTTGGATCGCCTTTCTAAGCTCACAAAGCTCTCCCTTTGCTGCATTCACTTGAAAAAGCTACCGCAGCTTCCTCTGGGTTTATTCACCCTCTCACTTCGCCAGTACAAATCGCAGACGAGATTGCCAGATCTTTCGTATTTGGAGCTCCTGTCAGAATTTGAGCTTTTCGACTGTGCTGTAACAGAAGTTGCAGGCCTCAGGGAGTTCAAATCCTTGCGAATTTTCAGAATATCTCACTGCAACCTGCAACAGCTGGATGAGCTGGAGAACTTGATATTTTTAGCATCATTGAATGTTTCGTATTGTCAAAGCCTTGAGAGACTTCCCAATCTATCAAAACTGAAGAAGCTGAAAGATATTAAAATTAAGGGCTGTCCGAAGATTCAGGATATTAAAAGCGTGGAACACCTGCATTCCTTCAAGAAGCCAAGGGGTGCCATAATTGAGGCAGAAAGCTCATCTGAG GTTTTGTCACAGGTGGAGTTTAGCAAACTAGCTAATACCAGACATTCTTCCATTCAGGGTGTCAAATGCAAGGATAAAG AAGCAAAATCTTCCGATTCTGTCAAGTCAATAACTGAAACTATGGGCGCTTCTTCTAACTTGCAAAATTCTCCCTCTGTTGCAGGTTCATCCGCCACGTGGCATAGAGTGAAG GCTGTTGCTTCCAAATTCAGCTGTCAGATGATTTCCAGAACCAAGCCAACACACTCTTTTCCACATTAA
- the LOC104439496 gene encoding disease resistance protein RUN1 isoform X4, giving the protein MLEEEVDELFRTHAFRGRPAPFDLATLSKNLVSTIGRLPLTVEVVGSYLYSKSKEVWEQTLNELRKVPEPQVQQKLMVIIKALPDKQRQIFLDIACFFIGEDKSVAYYLWSDRDSTSRLVLEDLVNSSIVKIENDKLWMHDQLRDLGRDIVIEEHLKLGKRSRLWSHEQAQVVLVNKKATESVQGVLLKFGSGSQYSFGPAHFARTSNIRFLRLDQANLEGNFERRLSSLRWLHWQGCPRHLLAEKLDLTELVVLDLSWSKVSDKWNGWNEIKKAKKLRVLNLTGCYDMIRTPDLSHYKCLERLNLERCIRLVEIGSSIKSLESLVLLNLRFCTELNKLPEELGSLKSLEEILIDGTAVQEIPTSISPMQNLRRFSACNCLSLIRLPNSISHVKSLRVFTLNGTKITKLPLSAELEKLQHLSINHCRSILKLPTSLGSLASLIELDLSSTGIVELPNTVNKLYLLRVLKIDFTFVRELPCAIWKLKSLEELHASRCRSLAGEIPRDIEELSRLRVLRLGYSRIRGLPDSISTLPNLQTLDLLHCDKLHRVPKLPSTLISLSVSSKLMYTIPDISRLVKLAELFLADGSQELVLPDQSQIEAKGHTYLKLGSLSELKILQLSMLKIQLLPVGLDRLSKLTKLSLCCIHLKKLPQLPLGLFTLSLRQYKSQTRLPDLSYLELLSEFELFDCAVTEVAGLREFKSLRIFRISHCNLQQLDELENLIFLASLNVSYCQSLERLPNLSKLKKLKDIKIKGCPKIQDIKSVEHLHSFKKPRGAIIEAESSSEVLSQVEFSKLANTRHSSIQGVKCKDKGSSATWHRVKAVASKFSCQMISRTKPTHSFPH; this is encoded by the exons ATGCTAGAAGAGGAAGTCGATGAACTATTCCGCACTCATGCCTTCAGGGGGAGACCTGCTCCATTTGACTTAGCTACTCTGTCCAAAAATTTAGTATCGACTATTGGCCGGCTTCCTTTGACTGTTGAGGTTGTTGGGtcatatttatattctaaaaGCAAGGAGGTGTGGGAGCAGACATTAAATGAATTGAGAAAAGTACCTGAGCCACAAGTTCAACAGAAATTGATGGTAATAATCAAAGCATTACCTGACAAGCAAAGACAGATATTTCTGGACATTGCTTGTTTCTTCATTGGAGAGGACAAAAGTGTTGCATACTACCTGTGGTCTGACCGTGATTCCACAAGCAGATTGGTATTAGAAGACCTCGTCAATTCGTCTATTGTTAAGATTGAGAACGATAAgttatggatgcatgatcaacttcGAGACCTAGGTAGGGATATTGTCATAGAGGAACATCTTAAACTTGGAAAGCGCAGTAGATTGTGGAGTCACGAGCAAGCCCAAGTTGTGTTGGTGAATAAAAAA GCAACGGAAAGTGTTCAAGGAGTTCTTCTCAAATTTGGTAGTGGGTCACAATACAGTTTTGGACCAGCACATTTCGCGAGGACGTCAAACATAAGATTCCTTCGATTGGATCAGGCGAACCTCGAAGGAAATTTTGAGCGGCGTCTGTCAAGTTTAAGATGGCTCCATTGGCAAGGTTGTCCTCGGCATCTTCTTGCTGAAAAATTGGATTTGACGGAGTTGGTTGTTCTAGATCTTTCCTGGAGCAAGGTCAGTGACAAATGGAACGGTTGGAATGAAATCAAG AAAGCcaagaaattgagagttttGAACCTCACTGGCTGTTATGATATGATAAGAACTCCAGACTTATCTCATTACAAATGTTTAGAGagattgaatcttgaaaggtGCATTCGATTGGTTGAAATCGGTTCATCAATAAAAAGTCTGGAGAGCTTGGTTTTGCTGAACTTGAGGTTTTGCACTGAACTCAATAAGTTGCCTGAAGAGCTGGGTTCCCTCAAATCCTTGGAAGAGATTCTTATAGATGGAACTGCTGTTCAAGAAATTCCTACCTCCATCAGTCCTATGCAAAATCTTAGAAGATTCAGTGCCTGCAACTGTCTTTCATTGATCCGGCTGCCCAATTCAATTAGTCATGTGAAATCTCTTAGAGTCTTCACACTAAATGGTACCAAAATAACTAAACTTCCCCTGTCTGCAGAGTTAGAAAAGCTACAGCACTTGTCAATAAATCATTGTAGGTCAATATTGAAGTTACCAACGTCCTTGGGGAGTTTAGCTTCATTGATCGAACTTGATTTATCAAGCACTGGAATTGTCGAATTACCTAATACTGTCAATAAGTTATATCTTTTAAGAGTGctcaaaattgattttacttTTGTACGAGAGCTGCCTTGTGCTATATGGAAGTTGAAGAGCCTTGAAGAGCTGCATGCTTCAAGATGTCGGAGTTTAGCTGGGGAAATTCCTAGAGATATTGAGGAGCTTTCGAGATTGAGGGTCTTGAGGCTTGGATACTCTCGGATTCGTGGTCTACCAGATAGCATTTCTACACTTCCCAATCTGCAAACGCTTGATCTGCTTCATTGTGACAAGCTCCATAGAGTGCCCAAGCTTCCTTCCACTTTAATAAGCCTATCTGTCAGTTCTAAATTGATGTATACAATCCCAGACATCAGTAGGCTGGTTAAGTTGGCAGAGTTATTCTTGGCTGATGGATCCCAGGAACTGGTGTTACCTGACCAAAGTCAAATTGAGGCAAAAGGACACACTTATTTAAAGCTCGGGAGTTTGTCAGAGCTAAAGATATTGCAGCTATCTATGTTAAAGATCCAACTACTACCTGTTGGGTTGGATCGCCTTTCTAAGCTCACAAAGCTCTCCCTTTGCTGCATTCACTTGAAAAAGCTACCGCAGCTTCCTCTGGGTTTATTCACCCTCTCACTTCGCCAGTACAAATCGCAGACGAGATTGCCAGATCTTTCGTATTTGGAGCTCCTGTCAGAATTTGAGCTTTTCGACTGTGCTGTAACAGAAGTTGCAGGCCTCAGGGAGTTCAAATCCTTGCGAATTTTCAGAATATCTCACTGCAACCTGCAACAGCTGGATGAGCTGGAGAACTTGATATTTTTAGCATCATTGAATGTTTCGTATTGTCAAAGCCTTGAGAGACTTCCCAATCTATCAAAACTGAAGAAGCTGAAAGATATTAAAATTAAGGGCTGTCCGAAGATTCAGGATATTAAAAGCGTGGAACACCTGCATTCCTTCAAGAAGCCAAGGGGTGCCATAATTGAGGCAGAAAGCTCATCTGAG GTTTTGTCACAGGTGGAGTTTAGCAAACTAGCTAATACCAGACATTCTTCCATTCAGGGTGTCAAATGCAAGGATAAAG GTTCATCCGCCACGTGGCATAGAGTGAAG GCTGTTGCTTCCAAATTCAGCTGTCAGATGATTTCCAGAACCAAGCCAACACACTCTTTTCCACATTAA